In Geopsychrobacter electrodiphilus DSM 16401, a single window of DNA contains:
- a CDS encoding IS30 family transposase yields the protein MHYTQLTREERYQISALKTAGQSKAQMAKVLGRHKSTIGREMARNCGLRGYRPKQADGLAVSRRQEKVTCRITRESWARVEQLTREYWSPEQVSYWLRQEECLHVSPEWIYQYVLRDKRAGGDIYRYLRCQKQRKKRYGAPDRRGQLKGRVSIDERPEVVNERSRVGDWEADTVIGKQGSAVLVTLVERKTRWSMIGKAPDRTAKKVRAVIVKRLLPLASHVKTLTYDNGKEFALHLDIDEMLQSSGYFAHPYHSWERGLNENTNGLIRQFFPKGKDLAEVTDEEIQRVMNKLNNRPRKCLGFKTPNQVFFGINPPVALAN from the coding sequence ATGCACTACACACAGCTTACCCGAGAAGAAAGATATCAGATTTCCGCCTTGAAAACAGCCGGTCAATCGAAGGCGCAAATGGCCAAGGTTCTTGGCCGCCATAAATCCACCATTGGCCGGGAGATGGCACGCAATTGTGGGTTGAGAGGCTACAGACCCAAGCAGGCTGATGGTCTTGCTGTAAGTCGTCGTCAGGAAAAGGTCACTTGCCGTATCACTCGCGAGTCCTGGGCGCGCGTCGAGCAGTTGACCCGCGAATACTGGAGTCCAGAGCAGGTCAGCTATTGGCTGCGGCAGGAAGAATGTCTCCATGTTAGTCCCGAGTGGATTTATCAATATGTTCTTCGTGACAAGCGGGCTGGTGGTGACATCTACCGATATCTGCGCTGTCAGAAACAACGTAAAAAGCGTTACGGTGCGCCAGATCGTCGTGGCCAGCTCAAAGGGCGCGTTTCGATCGACGAACGACCAGAGGTGGTCAACGAACGGAGTCGAGTCGGTGATTGGGAAGCCGATACGGTCATTGGCAAACAAGGCAGCGCTGTTTTGGTTACCCTCGTGGAACGCAAGACCCGTTGGAGCATGATTGGCAAGGCACCCGATCGGACAGCAAAAAAGGTTCGGGCTGTCATAGTGAAACGATTACTACCGCTGGCCTCACACGTGAAAACGTTGACTTACGACAACGGGAAAGAGTTTGCCTTGCATCTGGACATTGACGAGATGCTTCAGTCTAGCGGTTATTTTGCGCACCCTTATCATTCGTGGGAACGCGGCTTAAACGAGAACACCAATGGCCTTATTCGCCAGTTCTTCCCAAAAGGCAAGGATCTCGCTGAAGTGACTGACGAAGAGATTCAGAGAGTGATGAACAAACTCAACAACCGCCCCAGAAAATGCCTTGGATTTAAAACCCCCAATCAGGTATTTTTTGGAATCAATCCACCGGTTGCACTAGCGAATTGA
- a CDS encoding MBL fold metallo-hydrolase has product MEEIVITGNSVAYIYNEISEYYTCVFLIEKMNRLFVIDTFCGSLSMEPIVRRLEKLDPKKEVLVVNTHFHWDHVWGNVAFKDKTIVGHRFCREDLLNNWQSQIDNNGQYISGKVEPVLPSLVFDKSISFPDDQIEIFHSPGHTRDCISIFDWAEGALYVGDNVESPIIYVEDPNLDTYIETLKLYLSLPTRKIFSSHTLEITNLDIQKTIDYLLMIKDGVRVNFDTANENRIHLENLAVLRSQA; this is encoded by the coding sequence ATGGAAGAAATAGTTATTACAGGTAACTCAGTAGCCTACATATATAATGAAATTAGCGAGTATTACACATGTGTTTTCCTGATAGAAAAAATGAATAGATTATTTGTTATTGATACGTTCTGTGGTTCCCTGAGCATGGAGCCAATAGTTAGACGCCTGGAAAAGCTTGACCCGAAGAAAGAAGTCCTAGTCGTCAACACACATTTCCATTGGGACCATGTATGGGGCAATGTTGCCTTCAAGGATAAAACAATCGTTGGTCACCGTTTTTGTCGTGAGGATCTGCTCAACAATTGGCAGAGTCAAATTGACAATAATGGGCAATATATAAGCGGTAAGGTTGAACCGGTTCTGCCTTCACTGGTTTTCGATAAATCGATCTCCTTCCCTGACGATCAGATCGAAATATTTCACAGTCCCGGACACACAAGAGATTGCATATCTATTTTCGATTGGGCTGAAGGTGCCTTGTATGTTGGTGATAACGTCGAAAGCCCAATTATTTACGTCGAAGATCCAAATCTGGATACCTATATCGAAACACTCAAACTCTACCTTTCGTTGCCCACCAGAAAGATCTTTTCAAGTCATACCCTGGAAATAACAAATTTGGATATCCAGAAAACAATTGACTACCTGCTGATGATAAAAGATGGAGTGCGTGTTAATTTTGACACCGCGAATGAAAACAGAATTCATTTGGAAAATTTGGCAGTTCTACGGAGTCAGGCTTAG
- a CDS encoding malonyl-CoA decarboxylase, with protein sequence MFKNSLKSIGRSWSSLTGSLMGDRNQKLNPDLPKGDEDILRRQFQNWIEARGGEVSARKHAMEIGGLYQNLTSAGRSRFLRLLAREFGPDRQALRQQCKRYLGTDDTDCGPIEEALRDLLITPRLKLLHQFNTLPQGIKFLVDLRKDLIGFAKTDAELATLDLEIRRLLATWFDVGLLEMRHIDWQSPAALLEKLVAYEAVHEIHSWQDLRHRLHLDRRCYAFFHPNMPGEPLIFVEVALTNGLSDSIQNLLDESTPHVPPEDADTAIFYSISNAQQGLQGISFGNFLIKRVVETLKAELPDIKTFSTLSPIPGFSRWLKGAGAEEVAKLLGEEVMEGLTETDSEPGSPVDLVALLEQSGWHQNGEFCAMVRPLLEKLLYQYFHTTRADGQPIDPVERFHLGNGARIERVNWLGDLSEKGLMQAYGLMVNYLYPIKDIEKNHELYATERKIALSSAVKGLK encoded by the coding sequence ATGTTCAAAAACAGCCTGAAATCGATCGGGCGCAGCTGGTCAAGTCTCACCGGCAGCCTGATGGGAGACCGCAACCAGAAGCTCAATCCGGATCTCCCCAAAGGCGACGAAGACATTTTGCGTCGCCAGTTTCAGAATTGGATCGAGGCGCGGGGCGGAGAGGTCTCGGCACGCAAGCACGCCATGGAGATTGGCGGGCTTTACCAGAACCTTACGAGCGCGGGGCGCAGTCGGTTTCTGCGTCTCCTGGCGCGTGAATTCGGCCCGGACCGGCAGGCGCTGCGCCAACAGTGCAAACGCTATCTGGGGACCGATGATACCGACTGCGGCCCAATTGAAGAGGCGCTGCGCGATCTACTGATTACGCCACGACTCAAACTGCTGCACCAGTTCAATACCCTGCCGCAGGGGATCAAGTTTCTGGTCGACCTGCGCAAGGATCTGATCGGCTTTGCCAAAACCGATGCCGAACTGGCGACGCTGGATCTGGAGATTCGCCGTCTGCTCGCCACCTGGTTCGATGTTGGCCTGCTCGAGATGCGTCACATCGACTGGCAATCACCGGCCGCCCTGCTCGAGAAACTGGTCGCCTACGAAGCGGTGCACGAAATCCATTCCTGGCAGGACCTGCGTCACCGGCTGCACCTCGATCGCCGCTGCTATGCCTTCTTCCATCCCAATATGCCCGGCGAACCGCTGATCTTCGTCGAGGTCGCCCTCACCAACGGTCTCTCCGACAGCATCCAGAACCTGCTCGATGAATCGACGCCCCATGTGCCCCCTGAGGACGCCGATACGGCGATCTTTTATTCGATCTCCAACGCCCAGCAGGGGCTGCAGGGGATCAGTTTCGGCAACTTTCTGATCAAGCGGGTGGTCGAAACCCTCAAGGCGGAACTGCCTGACATCAAAACCTTCTCGACCCTGTCGCCGATCCCCGGTTTTTCCCGTTGGCTGAAAGGAGCTGGTGCCGAAGAAGTGGCGAAGTTGCTCGGTGAAGAGGTGATGGAAGGGCTGACGGAGACTGATTCTGAGCCGGGGTCTCCGGTTGATCTCGTTGCGCTTCTTGAGCAATCGGGCTGGCACCAGAACGGTGAATTCTGTGCCATGGTGCGACCGTTGCTGGAGAAATTGCTCTACCAGTATTTTCACACCACCCGCGCCGACGGGCAGCCGATCGACCCGGTCGAGCGCTTTCACCTCGGCAACGGCGCACGCATCGAGCGGGTCAACTGGCTCGGTGACCTGTCAGAGAAGGGGCTCATGCAGGCCTATGGATTGATGGTGAACTATCTTTATCCGATCAAGGATATCGAGAAGAATCATGAGCTGTATGCGACAGAGAGAAAGATTGCCCTCTCCTCAGCGGTTAAGGGTCTGAAATAG
- a CDS encoding beta-ketoacyl-ACP synthase 3, which translates to MRYADITGWGKCTPPAILTNGDLSTFLETDDAWIVSRTGMKERRISHVPVSDLAHIACARALAAAGKTAAEVGLIIFGSCSFDQIVPNSASRVQQLLGADNAACMDLNTACTSGMYALSVATAMIRTGVVQSALVIGAEVTSSMMDWSNRDVAVLFGDGAAAFYLEGSEHKAGVVAESLGCFGKNRDILDVAGWGQKYANQGVILGETKWNFNGPEIFKRAVVGMSRACDNVLEKEGLAKEAIDLIVPHQANLRIIDALAKRMGASDEKVYINIQRYGNMSAATAPLALVEAIEEGRVAPGAKILMPAFGGGLTWSAHLLTWGSRTAPLGTSDIDLSPCDKTGLQLVLEIIAARQIKKG; encoded by the coding sequence ATGCGTTACGCAGATATCACCGGTTGGGGGAAATGCACCCCGCCCGCAATCCTGACCAATGGCGATCTTTCAACCTTTCTTGAAACAGATGATGCCTGGATCGTCAGCCGGACCGGCATGAAAGAACGCCGTATCTCCCACGTCCCGGTCAGCGATCTGGCCCATATTGCCTGTGCGCGGGCCTTGGCCGCGGCGGGAAAAACGGCGGCTGAGGTCGGGTTGATAATCTTCGGCAGTTGCTCATTTGATCAAATAGTGCCGAACTCTGCGTCCCGCGTGCAGCAACTGCTGGGTGCCGACAACGCCGCCTGCATGGATCTGAACACCGCCTGTACCAGTGGCATGTACGCCTTGAGTGTCGCAACCGCGATGATCAGGACCGGTGTCGTCCAGAGTGCGCTGGTGATCGGGGCCGAAGTGACTTCGAGTATGATGGATTGGTCGAACCGTGACGTTGCGGTGTTGTTCGGCGATGGTGCCGCCGCCTTTTATCTGGAGGGGAGCGAGCATAAAGCGGGAGTGGTGGCAGAATCCCTCGGCTGCTTCGGCAAGAACCGCGATATCCTCGATGTCGCCGGCTGGGGACAGAAATATGCCAATCAGGGGGTGATTCTCGGTGAAACGAAATGGAACTTCAATGGCCCCGAAATCTTTAAACGCGCCGTCGTCGGCATGAGCCGTGCCTGTGACAATGTCCTCGAAAAAGAGGGTTTGGCCAAGGAGGCGATCGATTTGATAGTGCCGCATCAGGCTAATCTGCGCATCATCGATGCCCTCGCCAAACGCATGGGCGCCAGTGATGAGAAGGTCTATATCAATATTCAGCGCTACGGTAACATGTCGGCCGCGACCGCTCCGCTGGCCCTGGTCGAAGCCATTGAAGAGGGCCGTGTCGCTCCCGGCGCGAAGATCCTGATGCCCGCCTTCGGTGGCGGCCTCACCTGGAGCGCGCATCTGCTGACCTGGGGCTCGCGGACAGCGCCACTTGGCACCTCGGATATCGATCTGTCTCCTTGTGATAAGACCGGATTGCAGCTGGTGCTGGAGATAATTGCGGCCAGGCAGATAAAAAAGGGCTAA
- the mobB gene encoding molybdopterin-guanine dinucleotide biosynthesis protein B, with amino-acid sequence MQISHIDNFLPLSNVTGVVFAGGRSTRMGSDKAALLIDGQSLFSRVARALGQVCARRQIAGERPDLATKELPAFADTYPGSALGGLHNALEHASTEWVLVLPCDLPCPSPQLLKTLLAHRRQDVQAVIPRTCYGDEPLIACYRRDILPLVEAQLLQQNLRIKDLLKHLQVCYLEEAKLPAGWRRALTNLNRPQDLARLLSPPVVTLVARSGTGKTTLLVKLIAEMTARGWTVGALKHDAHKFEIDHEGKDTWKMAAAGAAMTAISSPTKTAIIQRHELEPQLEQLLAPFTGKVDILLTEGFKKSSLPKIEAHRQELHQPLLCRGEIDDPSLIAVASNTVLHLDVPCFDLNDAKLLADFIEERFLK; translated from the coding sequence ATGCAAATTTCGCATATCGATAATTTTCTGCCGCTGTCCAACGTCACCGGTGTCGTTTTTGCCGGAGGCCGCAGTACGCGGATGGGGAGCGACAAAGCAGCCCTGCTGATTGACGGTCAGTCGCTTTTCAGCCGGGTCGCCCGCGCCCTTGGCCAGGTCTGCGCCCGGCGACAGATCGCCGGTGAACGCCCCGACCTTGCGACGAAAGAACTGCCGGCCTTCGCCGACACTTACCCCGGTTCAGCCCTTGGTGGTTTGCATAACGCCCTCGAACATGCATCGACGGAGTGGGTGCTGGTGCTCCCCTGTGACCTGCCCTGCCCTTCTCCACAGCTGCTAAAAACCCTGCTTGCGCATCGTCGGCAGGACGTCCAGGCGGTTATTCCACGAACCTGCTACGGCGATGAACCCCTGATCGCCTGTTACCGCCGGGATATTCTGCCGCTGGTTGAAGCGCAGTTGCTGCAGCAGAACCTGCGCATCAAAGATCTGCTGAAGCATCTTCAGGTTTGCTATCTGGAGGAGGCCAAGCTGCCTGCCGGTTGGCGGCGCGCCTTGACCAACCTGAACCGGCCGCAGGATCTGGCGCGCCTCCTGTCTCCTCCGGTTGTGACCCTGGTCGCGCGCAGCGGCACAGGTAAAACCACCCTGCTGGTCAAACTGATCGCCGAGATGACCGCCCGCGGCTGGACGGTCGGTGCGCTCAAGCATGACGCCCACAAATTCGAGATTGACCACGAAGGGAAAGATACCTGGAAGATGGCCGCGGCCGGGGCGGCCATGACCGCGATCAGTTCCCCAACCAAGACCGCAATCATCCAGCGCCATGAACTTGAGCCACAGTTGGAGCAGTTACTTGCGCCCTTTACCGGCAAGGTCGATATCCTGCTGACCGAAGGCTTTAAAAAGAGCAGTCTGCCTAAAATAGAGGCACACCGCCAGGAGTTACACCAGCCGCTCCTCTGCCGCGGTGAGATCGATGATCCAAGTTTGATCGCGGTCGCCAGTAACACCGTGCTGCACCTGGACGTCCCCTGCTTCGATTTGAATGACGCCAAGCTTCTGGCCGATTTCATCGAGGAACGGTTCTTGAAGTGA
- a CDS encoding winged helix-turn-helix domain-containing protein, whose amino-acid sequence MNRIQVRAKVWLEVDGEPLIGSGRERLLLAIERCGSLNAAAAELGIPYRKLWAQLQQMEDHAPFPLVERSKGGKGGGSTQLTIEAKELLQRFARLKLGLNELIDEKFAEEDLR is encoded by the coding sequence GTGAACAGGATTCAGGTGCGCGCCAAGGTCTGGCTCGAAGTCGACGGCGAACCGTTAATCGGCTCCGGCCGCGAACGCCTGCTGCTGGCGATAGAGCGTTGTGGCTCGCTGAATGCCGCCGCCGCCGAACTCGGCATCCCCTACCGCAAGCTCTGGGCACAGCTCCAGCAAATGGAGGATCACGCCCCGTTCCCGCTGGTTGAACGTTCCAAGGGGGGCAAAGGCGGCGGATCGACCCAACTGACGATCGAGGCGAAAGAGCTGTTGCAACGTTTCGCACGGCTCAAACTGGGACTGAACGAATTGATTGACGAGAAATTCGCTGAGGAGGATCTGCGATGA
- the modA gene encoding molybdate ABC transporter substrate-binding protein, whose translation MRIIRLCLLMILLPTLAQATELSVFAASSLTEVLQAVAQAYQTQHPADKIVLNFAGSQSLATQIEQSAPADLFIAANTAAMDRLLNKGLVENPRTLLQNQLVLAIQPELKAKITSIKDLARYDLLLVIGNRQVPVGKYTRRLFANLAADPEYGPEVVQQIEKKVVSQENMVKAIVAKLLLGEADAGIVYQSDLSADSARKLVAVPIPSRHNPLATYPVAMTTGRHADCTKLVEFLFSPEAQQLFTRYGFLTGARE comes from the coding sequence ATGAGGATTATCCGGCTGTGTCTGCTCATGATTTTACTGCCGACCCTGGCCCAGGCCACTGAACTGTCGGTGTTTGCGGCCTCATCCCTGACCGAAGTTCTGCAAGCAGTCGCGCAGGCGTATCAAACCCAGCATCCCGCCGACAAAATTGTCCTCAACTTTGCCGGCAGCCAGTCCCTTGCCACGCAGATCGAACAGAGCGCACCCGCCGATCTGTTTATTGCCGCCAACACTGCGGCGATGGATAGATTGCTCAACAAAGGGCTGGTCGAGAATCCACGCACTCTCCTGCAAAACCAGCTGGTTCTGGCGATTCAACCTGAACTCAAGGCAAAAATCACTTCAATTAAAGACCTCGCTCGGTACGACCTGCTCCTGGTGATCGGCAACCGGCAGGTCCCCGTCGGCAAATACACCCGTCGACTCTTCGCCAATCTGGCCGCTGATCCCGAGTACGGGCCTGAAGTCGTGCAGCAGATCGAAAAGAAGGTCGTCAGCCAAGAGAATATGGTCAAGGCGATTGTTGCCAAACTGCTACTCGGTGAGGCCGATGCCGGCATCGTTTACCAGAGTGACCTGTCCGCCGATTCCGCGCGTAAATTAGTGGCGGTTCCCATCCCGAGCCGGCACAATCCGCTGGCGACCTATCCGGTGGCCATGACCACCGGAAGACACGCAGATTGTACAAAGCTGGTGGAGTTTCTCTTCAGCCCTGAGGCGCAACAGCTCTTTACCCGCTATGGGTTTCTGACGGGTGCCCGCGAGTGA
- a CDS encoding molybdate ABC transporter permease subunit, giving the protein MNRPRLFSLFLATAGSLLAALILLPILALLLASSPRELLSLLLRGEVQQALWITLLSSLLALPPIFLLGLPAAYGLSRINGKVRRILETLLELPMVMPPIVAGLSLLLAFGRRGLLGNLLMDIGLSIPFTLLAVIIAILFIVTPYFVRRCTLLFAGVDPKLEDAALLLGATPFQTFLRVSLPLVRRGLAAEAIMALAQGVGLFGTIILFAGNLPGRTQTLSLAIYTAFQSDPQQAFGLGALLLLISLCLLTAVKWVAPQESTQ; this is encoded by the coding sequence GTGAACCGGCCCCGCCTTTTCTCTCTGTTTCTGGCAACCGCGGGGTCGCTGCTGGCCGCCCTGATCCTGCTGCCGATTCTCGCCCTTTTGCTGGCCAGCAGTCCGCGAGAACTGCTAAGCCTGCTGTTGCGCGGTGAAGTCCAGCAAGCCCTCTGGATCACGCTGCTCTCGTCACTTCTGGCACTCCCGCCGATATTCCTCCTGGGCCTCCCCGCCGCCTACGGCCTTTCGCGCATCAACGGCAAAGTGCGCCGGATTCTGGAGACCCTGCTCGAACTGCCGATGGTGATGCCCCCGATCGTGGCCGGTCTGTCTCTGTTGCTCGCTTTTGGCCGCCGCGGCCTGCTCGGCAATCTGCTGATGGATATCGGGCTGAGTATCCCCTTTACCCTACTGGCGGTTATCATCGCCATTCTGTTTATTGTCACACCCTATTTCGTGCGGCGCTGTACCCTGCTCTTCGCCGGGGTCGATCCTAAACTTGAGGATGCGGCCCTGCTGCTTGGCGCCACCCCTTTTCAGACCTTTCTACGGGTCTCACTCCCCCTGGTCCGTCGCGGCCTGGCGGCGGAAGCGATCATGGCGCTGGCCCAGGGGGTCGGGCTGTTCGGCACCATTATCCTGTTTGCGGGCAATCTCCCCGGCCGCACCCAGACCCTGTCGCTGGCGATCTACACCGCCTTTCAGTCGGATCCACAACAGGCCTTCGGCTTGGGCGCGCTGCTGTTGTTGATCTCTTTGTGCCTGCTGACCGCGGTAAAATGGGTTGCGCCACAGGAGTCAACCCAATGA
- a CDS encoding ABC transporter ATP-binding protein, whose translation MNSLRCRVQYPLAQYELVVDLTVKAGVTVLLGPNGAGKSSLLRLIAGLAKPRAGRIQLGERLLFDVLKKIDLPPEQRRIGMVFQDLALFPHLNARQNIAFGLRIRSLPKAEIENQVESILDKLGIGQLAERSVTTLSGGERQKVALARTLITGPQLLLLDEPTAALDPSSRGAIRRWLHQILGELQIPTLLVTHDSEEVAWFRKRVAVIENGQIVQRGSYHQLLREPQSDFVARFAGINLISGEVIEQGSEKSFHSAGGTRLLGQFISVLPGPATLAVAPWEVSLFAEPPGGSPQNVIPGRVSERIVLGDRVRVTLLGKEKLVSEISHRAWEKMGSFDTGSELYAVFKAREARILSN comes from the coding sequence ATGAATAGCCTCAGGTGCCGCGTCCAATACCCGCTCGCGCAGTATGAGCTGGTGGTCGATCTGACCGTGAAGGCGGGTGTTACCGTGTTACTCGGGCCCAATGGCGCCGGGAAAAGTAGCCTGTTGCGACTGATCGCCGGTCTGGCCAAGCCCAGAGCCGGGCGGATCCAGTTGGGTGAGCGGCTGTTATTTGATGTCCTCAAGAAGATCGATCTGCCCCCCGAACAGCGGCGGATCGGCATGGTCTTCCAAGATCTGGCCCTCTTCCCACACCTCAATGCCAGGCAGAACATCGCTTTCGGGCTGCGGATTCGATCTCTGCCCAAGGCTGAGATCGAGAACCAGGTTGAGAGCATTCTCGATAAACTCGGGATCGGCCAACTGGCCGAACGCAGTGTCACCACCCTCTCGGGTGGCGAACGACAGAAGGTCGCCCTGGCACGCACCTTGATCACCGGTCCGCAATTGCTGCTGCTCGACGAACCGACCGCGGCCCTCGACCCGTCGTCACGCGGGGCGATCCGACGCTGGCTGCACCAGATCCTGGGAGAGCTACAGATTCCAACCCTGCTGGTGACCCATGATTCCGAGGAAGTTGCCTGGTTTCGCAAACGCGTCGCAGTCATCGAGAATGGGCAGATCGTGCAACGCGGCAGCTATCACCAGCTGCTGCGTGAACCACAAAGTGACTTTGTCGCCCGCTTTGCCGGGATCAACCTAATCAGCGGCGAGGTGATTGAACAGGGGAGCGAGAAATCTTTTCACAGCGCTGGCGGCACCCGCCTCCTCGGACAGTTTATCAGCGTACTCCCCGGACCTGCGACCCTGGCGGTTGCCCCCTGGGAGGTCTCGCTGTTTGCCGAGCCACCGGGCGGGAGTCCACAGAATGTTATTCCCGGCCGCGTCAGTGAACGCATTGTCCTGGGCGACCGGGTCCGGGTCACCCTGCTCGGTAAAGAAAAGCTGGTCTCTGAAATCAGTCACCGGGCCTGGGAGAAGATGGGATCCTTCGACACCGGGAGTGAACTGTACGCCGTTTTTAAAGCGCGCGAAGCGCGTATCCTGAGCAACTAA